A portion of the Juglans microcarpa x Juglans regia isolate MS1-56 chromosome 1D, Jm3101_v1.0, whole genome shotgun sequence genome contains these proteins:
- the LOC121264671 gene encoding DEAD-box ATP-dependent RNA helicase 31-like gives MPIKLLPQFRLLNPSLPLTRFPLMKLGTSPQSFQAVPVFSRIFPLRLRYSALGSRSTHNEQLGVLRRFSTRQFRARAASGSEFRAGRERGEARAPKSLIEDEAELSDWVSELRTDKFRGKLTSEDEASDADKTRSRIRVRDREKGGEPFPMKRRRESGSGGIGVPTRNRTRTRNDSFSRNGSSSRNDSFSRNDSFSRNDSFSRSSPTIGRFNNEEGLSRRRNDGPRGGNGNSLRGKRGGRDTDSGYARSRGGSDGLREGRKDSRKQPLWMDDEGDNDVVEDEDGEKLMAGIGDLLSEEDSDGEDDDDHPLLKKSANALFGLDMEVSDKATPRVSPGKSDSYLSETRFDQCTVSPLSLKGINDAGYEKMTVVQEATLPVILKGKDVMAKARTGTGKTVAFLLPSIEVVVNSPPIGRDQKRPPIIVLVICPTRELACQAAAEANTLLKYHPSIGVQVVIGGTRLGLEQKRMQANPCQILVATPGRLRDHIENTAGFATRLMGVKVLVLDEADHLLDMGFRKDIEKIIAAVPKQRQTLLFSATVPEEVRQISHIALKRDHEFINTVQEGSEETHSQVRQMHLVAPLDKHFSLLYVLLKEHIADDVDYKVLVFCTTAMVTRLVADLLGELNLNVREIHSRKPQSYRTRISDEFRKSKGLILVTSDVSARGVDYPDVTLVIQVGLPADREQYIHRLGRTGRKGKEGQGILLLTPWEEFFLSTVKDLPLTKAPVPTVDPDTKKKVERALSQVEMKNKEAAYQAWLGYYNSNKKIGRDKHMLVELANEFSRSMGLDSPPAIPKLVLGKMGLRNVPGLRSK, from the exons ATGCCCATTAAGCTCCTCCCGCAGTTCCGTCTCCTCAACCCATCTCTTCCGCTCACCCGTTTCCCTCTCATGAAACTCGGAACTTCTCCTCAGTCGTTCCAGGCCGTGCCCGTTTTCTCTCGGATCTTCCCGTTGAGGCTGAGGTACTCGGCGTTGGGGTCTCGTAGTACACACAATGAACAACTTGGTGTACTACGGAGATTCTCGACACGGCAGTTCCGAGCCAGGGCAGCGTCCGGATCCGAGTTCAGGGCGGGTCGTGAGAGAGGGGAGGCTCGAGCTCCCAAGAGCTTGATTGAGGACGAGGCGGAACTCAGTGACTGGGTCAGCGAGTTGAGGACCGACAAGTTCCGTGGGAAACTCACTAGCGAGGACGAAGCCTCGGACGCAGATAAGACTCGGAGTAGAATTAGGGTTAGAGATAGAGAAAAGGGTGGGGAGCCGTTTCCAATGAAACGAAGGAGGGAGAGTGGCTCGGGCGGGATTGGTGTGCCAACTCGGAACAGAACTCGGACCCGAAATGATTCATTTTCCAGAAATGGTTCATCTTCAAGAAATGATTCTTTTTCGAGAAATGATtctttttcaagaaatgattcgTTTTCGAGAAGTTCACCAACGATTGGGAGGTTTAACAATGAGGAAGGTCTTTCACGGAGAAGGAACGACGGACCTCGAGGAGGGAACGGGAATTCATTGAGGGGAAAGAGAGGCGGGAGAGATACGGATTCGGGGTATGCAAGAAGTAGAGGAGGTAGTGACGGCTTAAGAGAAGGCAGGAAGGATTCAAGGAAGCAACCGCTGTGGATGGATGATGAGGGTGATAATGATGTTGTTGAAGATGAGGATGGAGAGAAGTTAATGGCTGGTATAGGGGATTTGCTTAGCGAGGAAGACAGCgatggtgaagatgatgatgatcatccaTTATTGAAGAAGAGCGCGAATGCTTTGTTTGGCTTAGATATGGAAGTTAGCGACAAGGCTACACCTAGGGTTTCACCTGGAAAGTCCGACTCTTATTTAAGTGAAACTAG ATTTGATCAGTGTACAGTATCTCCTTTGTCCTTAAAGGGAATCAATGATGCTGGATATGAGAAAATGACTGTGGTACAGGAAGCAACTCTCCCAGTCATACTGAAAG GAAAGGATGTTATGGCCAAGGCTAGAACAGGCACGGGAAAAACTGTAGCATTTCTG CTTCCATCTATTGAAGTTGTTGTAAACTCACCGCCCATTGGTCGAGATCAAAAGCGTCCACCAATCATTGTGCTTGTAATATGCCCAACTCGAGAGCTTGCATGCCAAGCTGCTGCAGAAGCTAACACTTTGTTGAAGTATCATCCTTCTATTGGCGTTCAAGTTGTAATTGGAGGAACAAGACTTGGTCTAGAACAGAAACGAATGCAAGCAAACCCTTGCCAG ATTCTTGTTGCTACACCTGGAAGGCTCAGAGATCATATTGAGAATACCGCAGGTTTTGCAACAAGGCTGATGGGTGTGAAAGTCCTCGTACTGGATGAAGCTGATCATTTACTAGACATGGGTTTTCGCAAAGACATTGAAAAGATTATTGCTGCTGTTCCAAAACAACGACAGACACTGTTGTTTTCTGCCACTGTTCCAGAAGAG gtTCGTCAAATCAGTCACATTGCTTTGAAAAGAGATCATGAATTTATCAATACAGTTCAAGAGGGCAGTGAGGAGACACATTCTCAG GTCAGGCAGATGCATTTAGTTGCTCCATTGGACAAGCATTTTTCCCTACTGTATGTTCTTTTAAAAGAGCATATTGCCGATGATGTTGACTATAAG GTTCTTGTATTCTGCACAACTGCCATGGTTACACGATTGGTTGCTGACCTTCTTGGGGAGCTGAACTTGAATGTCAGAGAGATCCATTCTAGAAAGCCACAGAGTTACAGAACCAGGATATCTGATGAATTCAGAAAGTCAAAGGGGCTTATCCTTGTGACTTCTGATGTATCTGCTCGTGGAGTAGATTATCCAGATGTCACCCTTGTCATACAG GTGGGCTTGCCAGCAGATAGAGAGCAGTATATACATCGACTTGGTAGAACAGGGCGTAAAGGTAAAGAAGGGCAAGGTATATTGTTACTAACCCCCTGGGAGGAGTTCTTTTTGTCTACTGTGAAGGATTTGCCGTTAACGAAGGCTCCGGTGCCTACAGTTGATCCAGACACTAAGAAAAAG GTTGAACGAGCGCTATCCCAGGTGGAGATGAAGAACAAAGAAGCAGCATACCAGGCCTGGCTTGGTTATTACAACTCCAATAAGAAAATCGGCCGGGACAAGCACATGCTTGTTGAGCTTGCTAATGAATTCAGCCGAAGCATGGGACTTGACAGCCCTCCTGCCATTCCCAAGCTTGTTCTTGGCAAGATGGGACTAAGAAATGTTCCAGGTTTGCGGTCCAAATAG